CTCGGCGGGCAGGAGGATTTCATCCTCGCCGATCTTTTGGAGAAAGAGCGGCGTGACGACCTGGAGTTTGCCGCCGACGCCGACGCCGAGCGTGCGGGCAAGTTCGGCGCCGAGGATGACGGTGTCGTCGTCGAGGTCGTCGAGCGAGCCGATGACGAGGTAGTTGGCGAGCGGGATGACCCGTCCGACCTGGTTGACATCGATGCCCTGGATGGCGGGGAAGGAAGGGCGGTTTTCGTATTGCACCATGACGAGCCCCTCGGCGAACGGGGTGGAGGCGAGCACGCCGGGAGTGGCGTCGATGGCGGCCTGCGTGGCGGCGACATCGCGGATGAGCTCATAGCTGCGCACCTGGATGTCGCCCTGCGTGTCGCGCATCATGCCGCCGTATTTGTGCCCGAAGCCGCCCATCACGCCGGTGGCGGCGATGAGCAGCCACACTCCGGCCGCGACTCCCATGATCGACACCGCGGTGAAGAATGTCACGCGCCGCCCCGTCGGGAAGAGTTGCTTGAGGGCGAGGTAGAAATACCAAGGCATGGACGGAAATTAAGAATTAGGAATTAAAAATTAAGAAGTTCAAGCCGGCGCTCCCGTGCCAAGACAAAACACCCTCAATACATGCTTCCATTGTTTAACCGCGGCGAAGCCGCTCTGGCGGGCGCGAACGCCCCACTTCTTAATTTTTAATTATTAATTCTTGATTTCCTCGTTCGCGGCCTTTGTCCGCAACTGCGGATACAGGATCACGTCCCGGATGCTTTCCGCGCCCGTCAGCAGGATGCAGAGGCGGTCGATGCCGATGCCCATGCCGCCGGCGGGGGGCATGCCGTGTTCGAGCGCGAGGAGGAAGTCCTGGTCGATGTTCTGCTTTTCCTCGCCGGCCTGCACCTCGAACATGTGGCGCTGCACGTCGGGGTCGTTCTGCTCGGAGTAGGCGGGCGCGATTTCCATGCCGCCGATGGTCAGCTCGAAGACGTCAATGGTGCCGGGGTCGTCGAGCGAGAGCTTTGCCAGCGGGCACAGTTCCTTCGGCAGGTGCGTGACAAAGGTCGGCTGGATGAGCGTGGGCTCGATTTTCTTGGAGAAAATCTCGTTGGTGATCTCGAACTCCTCCCAGGCCGGATTCACCGCGCAGCCGAGCTTTTCGGCGCCGGCGATCTTTTCGGCCTTCGGGCGCGCAAACCAGTCGGGGTCGCCGGTGGCCTCCTTGATGAGGTCCTTGTAGCGCACCTCGCGCCATTCGCCGCCGAAGTCGATCTCCTGCCCGCTGTCGGCGTGCTTGATCTTCATGGTGCCGAGCACGTCGCGGCAAAGCGACTGGAAGAGATCGCGCACGAGCGTCATCATGCCGCGGTAGTCGCTGTAGGCCTGGTAAACCTCGAGCATGGTGAACTCGGGGTTGTGGCGACGCGAGATGCCTTCGTTGCGGAAATTGCGGCCGATCTCGAAGACGCGGTCGTAGCCGCCGACGAGCATGCGCTTGAGGTAAAGCTCGAGCGAGATGCGCAGCACGAAGTCGATGCCGAGGGCATTGTGGTGCGTGGTGAACGGGCGCGCCGCCGCGCCGCCGGCGACGCCTTGCAGGGTGGGTGTTTCGACTTCGAGAAAATCGCGCGACTCGAGGAAACGGCGGATGTGCGAGATGATGCGCGAGCGCAGCATGAGGCGCTGGCGCGACTCGGGATTCACGACGAGATCGAGGTAACGCTGGCGGTAAACCTGCTCGGGATCGCTGAGGCCGTGCCACTTTTCGGGCAGCGGGCGCAGGGCCTTCGAGACAAGCGTGAACCGCTCGACGCGCACGGTGATCTCGCCGGTCTTGGTCTTGAAAAGCGTGCCGGTCGCGCCGACGAAGTCGCCGAGGTCGAGTTTCTTGAAGGCGGCATAGGCGTCCTCGCCGACCACGTCCTTTTTCAGGTAAAGTTGAATCTGTCCCTGCTGGTCGAGGATCTTGACAAACTGGCTCTTGCCCATGTCGCGGATGGTGACGAGGCGCCCGGCGACGGAGACGGTGACGGCATTGTCCTGGCCGTCCACGTAGGCGGCTTTGGCGGCGGCGGAAAAATGGGTCTGCGCGACGCTGGCGCGAAACGGGTCGAAGCCGGCCGCGCGGAGGTCGGCGAGCTTTTGCCGGCGCACGGCGTGCTGGTCGTGGGAAATATCGTGGATGCTGCTGTCACTCATGGAACGGACGATGCTGCCAGAGCGACGCGGCGGGGCAAGTGGGAATCTCTTCCGCAATCACCCCCGCACAACAGGAAGCGCCTGCCCGTCTTTCCTCTTTATTCTTTCTCTTTCCTCTTTCTCCCGGACGGGAAACCTCCGTTTTGATTGAGGAGAAAGAGGAAAGAGAAAGAATAAAGAGGAAAGATCAGGGGGAATGCCCGCTGCCTTTTCACGGGCGGACTGCCCATGCCTCACCAGACGAGCAACCCGCCCGCGAAGGTCATGCCGGCGCCCACGCTGCAAAAGATGATCTTGTCGCCGGGGTTGAAGATGCCTTCCTCGGCCGCCCAGCCGAGCGCCATCGAGACACTGGCGGCGGAGGTGTTGCCGTATTTGCCGATGGTGACCACGAAGCGTTCGTAGGGAATGCCGACGCGCTTGCTCACGGCGCGCAGGATGCGCTCGTTGGCCTGGTGCGGGACGATCCACGCGATGTCGGACGGCGCGAGGTTGTGGCGCTTGAGCGCGTCGCCGATGAGGTCGGCAAAGGCGATGACGGCGTGCTTGAAGACGGCGGCGCCGTTCATCTGGAGGAAAAAGTCGTCGCGGTCGTTGCCCGCGGCGCTGGGCACGGGCCGCTTGGCCCCGCCGCCGGGCCGCTGGATGGCGGTGAACTGATCGGCATCGCCGGAAAGCGCCATGCGCGCGAGACGGTGCCCGCCGGGCGCGTCGGTGAGGATGGCCGCGCCGGCGCCGTCGCCGAAGAGAAAGGCGGTGGCGTGGTCGCGCGGGTTGGTGATGCGCGAGAGGAGCTCGGCGGTGACGACAATGAGTTTTTTCGCGGTGCCTGAGCGGATGAAGGCGCGGCCGACTTCGAGCGCGTAGAGCCAGCCGGCGCAGGCGGCGTTGAGGTCGAAGGCCAGGGCGCGCGGGATGCCCAGCTCCTTGGCCAGGGCGCTGGCCATGGCGGGCACGGGCTGGTCGGGGATGAGTGTGGCCATGATCACGCCGTCGATTTCGCCGATGTCGATGCCGGCCTGCTCGGCGGCGCGGCGCACGGCGACGACCGCGAGCCCGGTGGCGGTCTCGCCCTCGGCGGCGTAACGGCGTTCGCGGATGCCGGTGAGCTTGATGATTTCCTCCTCCGTCATGTCGGGGAAGGCTTTCAGGATTTCCTTGTTGAAGCGGACGCCGGAGGGAATCGCGTAACCGACGCCGGCAATACAAACCGTCTCGCAGGACGCGGAAACGGGAGACACGGCAGGCGCGGGCGCGGCGGAAACGTGCGTGGCGAGGTAACGGGCGACATCGTCGCCGGAGACACGTCCGCCCGGGCCGGTGGCCTCAATGTCGGCGACGGCTGTGTGGTCCAGCCCGGCGTCCTGCGCAACCTTGATGGCCCGGGGTGTCCAGAGCGGGGCGGTGCCGGCACGCATGACGGACATCGGCGGATGCGAGTATTCGGAGGGAGCCATGAAGGCGGGGGCGGGCTCCGCCGGGGCGGGAACAGCCAGTGGTTTGGGCGCGGTGGCGGCGACGGCGGGCGGCGGGGTCGTCCTGGGCACGGAGCCGGCGGCGACTTCGAGATGCTTCAGGGAAAGGTCGGTGGTTTCGATGCGCAGGAAGGGCGCGCCGGGCGGAAGAATGTCACCGGCCCGGGCGATGACGGACTGGATGGTGCCGTCGCAGGGCGCCTCGAATTCAAAGACGGATTTGTCGCTTTCGAGTTCGGCGATTTTCTGGCCTTTGGCAACCGTCGCGCCGGGCTGCACGACGATATCGATGACGGTGAGTTCGGCCACAGTGGCTCCCATGGAGGGCACGGGGACTTCGATGAGCAAGGTATCCATTCTAGGCACAAGGGATTAACAGGGCCGCGGCGCGATGCGCAAGCACGGCGTTTACAGCGCGGATTTTTCCCTTGCTTTGACGGCACGCGGGGTTGCGCATGCGGTGGAATCTAGTAGCGGCGCAGGCTGGCGGGCGGCTCGACGTAGTTGGAGCGGCGCAGCGCGGTATCGTAGTAATCCCGCTGCGTCTGCTCGGCCTTGGCCTCGTCGCCGGAGAGCCGGTAGAGGGAAACCTGCTGCGCGGTGGTTTCCATGTTTTTCTGCCGCTCCTCGTCGTAATACATCTGCATGGCCCGGGCTTCATTGGAGAAGCCGGGCAGGGTCCAGCGGTTGAGGAAATTGGTGTCGAGTTTGCTGAGGTAGCGCGAGATGGCGAGTTTTTCAAGGTTGTCGCGGGTGTAAAGGCTGCGGTCGGTGAAGACCGGCGGCTTTTGTGCGGTGACGTGGTAAGTGGGCAGGCGGACGATTTCGTTTTTCGGCTTGTCGATGTCCCGGAGGTCAACGTTTTCGTCCTCGACCGGCTTTGGCGGGGGCGGCGCATAGGTGATGCCGGCCGAGAGCGCGGCGGCGGCGGAGCGCGAGATGCCGCGCCCGGGACGCGGGGCGGCGGGGGCGGACTCGGGGGAAAAGGATGAGTTTCCGGCGGCGTTGGAGCCCGAGGCGGATGCGGTGCCCGAGGCGGCCGCGCCTTGCTGGGCGTGGACGGGAGAAAGGCCCAGTCCGCACACGAACGCTATCACGAGCGCGGGCGGCAGGGATGGCCATGCGCGTTGGATCAACGGGTTCATGAATAGATGAGACAAGAAAACCGCGCAGTTGTTTTTCGCAAAGGGAATTTTCCCCTAAAAAATCGTCCTCGTCCTCTTTTCCGTCTTCGGAACGGCGCGAGAATGGTTTTTTCAGGTGTTGTTTACCCGCGCACCTGGCCCGTGCCTTCGACAAGAAATTTATAACTGCACAATTCGCGCAGCCCCATCGGCCCCCGGGCGTGGAGGCGGTCGGTGCTGATGCCGATTTCCGCGCCGAAACCGAATTCGAAACCGTCGTTGAAGCGCGTGGAGGCATTCCAGAAAACGGCGGAGCTGTCCACGCCGGCGAGGAAGCGCCGCGCGGCGGCCTCGTCCCGCGTGATGATGGCGTCGCTGTGCGCGGAACCGTCGCGGTTGATGATCGCGACGGCCTCGTCGAGCGTGTCCACCACGCGCACGGCCATGGTGAGCGCGAGAAACTCGGTGCGATAATCGGCCTCGGTCGCGGCGGTGTGAGGGATTTGCCCGCGCGCGAGAATCGCGGCGGAGGCGGGGTCGCAGCGAAGCCCAACCTTTCCGGCCACGAGCGCCCGGGCCACGCGGGGCAGGAGCGTGTCGGCGGCGGCGCGATGCACGAGGAGTTGCTCGGCGGCGTTGCACACGGAGACGCGCGAGGTCTTGGCATTGACCGTGACGGTCTCCGCCATCGCGGGATCGGCGGCTTCGTCGAGGTAAACGAAACAGACGCCGTTGTAGTGCTTGATGACGGGAATGGTGGCGTTTTCCGCGACGAAGCGGATCAGCGATTCGCCGCCGCGCGGGATGATGCAGTGGATGTAGTCGTCGAGCTTGAGCAGCGTGTTGAGCGCGGCGCGGTCGGTGGTGGGGATGAGCTGGACGGCATCGGCGGGCAACCCGGCATGCGCGAGCGCGGCGGGCAGGAGCGCGGCAAAGGCGGTGTTGGTGTGGAAAATCTCCTTGCCGCCGCGAAGGATGGAGGCGTTGCCGGACTTCAGGCAAAGGATGGCGCAGTCGATGGTGACGTTGGGGCGCGCCTCATAAATGATGCCGATGACGCCGATGGGCACGCGGACGCGGCGGATGCGCAGGCCGTTGGGGCGCGTCGTTTCGTCCAGCAATTCGCCGACGGGATCGGGCAGCGCGGCGACCTGCCGGACGCTTTCGGCGAGGTGCGCGAGGCGTTCGGGCGTGAGCGTGAGGCGGTCGATTTGCGCCGCGGCGAGGCCGTTTTCGCGGGCCGCGGCGAGATCGCGGGCGTTCGCGGCGAGAAGGGGTTCGTGCGAGGTTTCGATGAGTCCGGCGAGACGCTCGAGGGCGGCGTTTTTCTGCGCGGTGGTGGCGGTGGCCAGCTCCAGCGAGGCCGCGCGGGCGCGCTTCGCAATGGCCAGGACTAGACCGGCGAGGTCGGCGGTGGCGGGCGTGGCGGCGGCGTTGGTTGCAGCGTTGGCGGACATGGCGGCGGAGGATCGTTCTATGCGGTTGGAAGAAGAGAGAACGAGAATGAGTAAGAGAACGAGAACGATTTTTCAACCTCCGCCGTCACCGCCGTGCCGCCGCCGCGATCAAAACCGCAGCTTCACGTAGCCTTCCACGCGGAGCGGGAGATCCTGGTAAACGAGCACGTTGTTGCTCCAGTTGTCCCCGTTGTGAATCCAGTTGCGGCGGTTGAGGACGTTGAGGATGTCGATGCTCAACTCCCAGCTCGCGCGGCGGTAGAAAAGGGATGCGTTGAGGAAAACCTGCGCGGGGATGTGGTATTCGTCGAGCAGGTTGCCGGGCTGCTCGCTTTGCCAGCTCCCGTTCAGGCCGCCGCCGAGCCCGCAGGGAAGCTGGTAGGAGAAACTCGCGTTGACGATGACCCGCGAAAGGCCGGGGATGCGGTAGTCGCCGGGCGGGAGCTTGTCCCACGTGAAACCGATGCCGTTGCCGAGCCCGCCGGGGCCGCGGCCCGCCGCGTAGAGGTTGTGGAGCGAGTTTCCGCCCGATTGCGTGGCGGTCGAATTGTCGAAACGGCCGTCGATGAGCGAGGCATTGAGCGTGGCGCTGAGGCGCGTGGTCGGCTGGTAAACGAGCTCCAGCTCCGCCCCGCGCATCTTGAGGTCCTTCACCGCGCCGCCCAGCTCGGCCTCGGAGCGGCGCTGGTCGTAGAGCGCGAAACCGGCGTAGAGCTTGTTTTCGAGCAGCGAGAACTTCGCGCCGATTTCGGCGAGGCGGCTGAGGTTCTTGAAATCGTCGCGGTCGATGACCCCGTTGCCCTCGCCGTCGTCCTTCAGCATGATGCCGCCGCCGGCGACGTTGCCGTGCACGGCGTAGGCGCGCTGGTAGGTGGCGTAAAACGTGGCGCGCGGCGCCGGGCGCCAGAGCGCGCTGGCGTTCCACGAAAGCGCGGTGTCGTCGTTGCGGTCGCTCCACACCGGGTCGTCCCCGGCGGCGGCGCCGAGGGGATCGTGCGCCTTGGCGAAAAACCCGTCCAGGCGCGCGCCGGCGAGCAGGGAGAATTTTTCGTGCAGCTTGATTTCATCCTGCAAAAACAGCGCCGGGTTCCAGAGCGTGGAATGCGTCGTCTCGGGCGAATCGTAGGACGCGGGGAAAAACAGTTTCCCGCCAGGGCCGGCGAAGCCGGGCCAGTAGGAGGCCGGGTAGTCCTTCTCGTGGCTGAAGACGCGGTCGGCGCGGGTGATGTCGTATTGGAAGAAGTATTCGTTGAAATAATTCGTGTGGCTCTCGCGCTGCTCCCAGCGCACGGCCAGGCCGGCGACGACGGCGTTTTCCACGCCGGCGACGCGCGCGGCCGCGTGCAGCTCGGTGCGGTTTTCCGCCGTCCATTGCTCGACCCACTCGGCGTATTCAAACGCATGATACCGGCGGCGGTCCACGTGCTCGAGGAGCGAGCGGTTCACGAGCTTCGCGGAGGGCGAAAGCACGACGGTGGCGATCAACTGGGCGCGGACGACGTTGGCGTTGGAAAAATCGCCGGGCGAGAGCAGCGTCGCGTCGCGCGGAATGCCCACCCATGCGTCTCCGGGGATCGTGCCCGCGATGGCCCCGGTGTCGTCATCGTAGCCGAGGTCCGGCAGGTCGCCGGTGTAGTAGATGCCGCGGTCGATCAGGTCCTGGTTGGGGCGGTTGACGCCGAGAAGCTGCGGCGCGTCCTGCCACATGTATTGCGCGTTGGCCTCCAGCGTGAGCGGGCCGGAATCACGCAGTATCCATGATACAAATACATCCTCGCGGTCGTCGCGCCCGCCGTGGCGGCGGAAGAAGGTGTCGTCCTCCTTGCCCTCGTAGCTGAGCCGCCACGCGGATTTTCCGCCGGGCAGCGGCGCGGTGGTGTCGATCTGCCAGGACGAGTTCAGCCAGGAGCCGCCCTCGGCGGGCGACCACGTGCCGAGGCGCAGCGTGACGGTCGTCTCGGGCGTGAACTTGGGCGCTTTCGTGACGTAGTTCACGTAGCCTCCGGTGAAAAAGCCGGAGCCGTAAACCGCCGGGCCGGGGCCGCGCACGACATCCAGCGCCTCCACGTTGTTGAACGACGGGAGATAGCCGAAATTGTTGTAGCCGGCGCGCTGGCCGTTGAAAAACGTCTCGGCGAGATCGCCCCGGATGAACGGGATGGTGGCCTTCCCGTAGCTCGCGGGCGCGTAGCTGCCGGGCGCAAACGCGACGAACTCGGGCACGCCGTTGATGCCGCGCTCGCGCAGCAGGGCCTGCGTGATGGTCGAGGCCGCGCGCGGCGTCTCCAGGATGGAGCGCGCGTCGCCAAACACGCCTTCGATGGGGCGCGTGAGCGGGTTGACCGAGTCGTCGGGCGGCACGCCCGTGACTTCGTAGCGCGGCATCTCGACCACATCGCCGGCGGCGGGCGCGGGCGATGCGGGCGCCGCGCCGGTTTGCGCCGCGAGGCGCGGTTGGGCAAGCGAGAGTGCGAGCGCGGAGGCCGCGCTTGCGATGGAGAGGATTCGTGTCGGGTGCTTCATGTTGACTTGGCCCGACCCAAATCGGACTCCCGGTGAGAAACGGGCGCGCACCGTGCGCAGCCCTGCGTGTTTCCTTCGCCGGTATTATCCGTTTCAGGTTCCAAGGGTCGAGCAGCCGTGCGCGCCGCAATCTCAGCCCTCCGCGGAGGACTCCCCTACAGGCGGGGCGAGTTGAAACCGCGGGATGGACGAAATGCAAGCGCCATATGCCGCATGTGACAATCCGGCAACAATCCTGACTTACCTGTTTGACACATCTGTCAAAAACATGTCTATTTCCTGGGTCGATGCCGGAAACCGAGACAACCATTCTCCTCGCCGCCAAGGCGGTTTTTCTCCGCAAAGGACTCGAAGCGGCGTCCATGCAGGACATCGCCGTCGAAGCGGGCATCAGCCGCACGTTGCTGCATTATTATTACCGCACGAAGGAGACCCTTTTTCGCGCGATTCTCGTGCATGCCGTCTGTGAAATCATTCCGCGCATCGCCAGCATCGTCGAGACCGACCTGCCGCTCATGACCAAAATCGAGCGCGTGGTGGACAACTACCTCCAGCTCCTGCTCGACGACCCGCTGCTGCCCCATTTCCTCGTCATC
This genomic stretch from Termitidicoccus mucosus harbors:
- the lysS gene encoding lysine--tRNA ligase; its protein translation is MSDSSIHDISHDQHAVRRQKLADLRAAGFDPFRASVAQTHFSAAAKAAYVDGQDNAVTVSVAGRLVTIRDMGKSQFVKILDQQGQIQLYLKKDVVGEDAYAAFKKLDLGDFVGATGTLFKTKTGEITVRVERFTLVSKALRPLPEKWHGLSDPEQVYRQRYLDLVVNPESRQRLMLRSRIISHIRRFLESRDFLEVETPTLQGVAGGAAARPFTTHHNALGIDFVLRISLELYLKRMLVGGYDRVFEIGRNFRNEGISRRHNPEFTMLEVYQAYSDYRGMMTLVRDLFQSLCRDVLGTMKIKHADSGQEIDFGGEWREVRYKDLIKEATGDPDWFARPKAEKIAGAEKLGCAVNPAWEEFEITNEIFSKKIEPTLIQPTFVTHLPKELCPLAKLSLDDPGTIDVFELTIGGMEIAPAYSEQNDPDVQRHMFEVQAGEEKQNIDQDFLLALEHGMPPAGGMGIGIDRLCILLTGAESIRDVILYPQLRTKAANEEIKN
- a CDS encoding beta-ketoacyl-ACP synthase 3; translation: MDTLLIEVPVPSMGATVAELTVIDIVVQPGATVAKGQKIAELESDKSVFEFEAPCDGTIQSVIARAGDILPPGAPFLRIETTDLSLKHLEVAAGSVPRTTPPPAVAATAPKPLAVPAPAEPAPAFMAPSEYSHPPMSVMRAGTAPLWTPRAIKVAQDAGLDHTAVADIEATGPGGRVSGDDVARYLATHVSAAPAPAVSPVSASCETVCIAGVGYAIPSGVRFNKEILKAFPDMTEEEIIKLTGIRERRYAAEGETATGLAVVAVRRAAEQAGIDIGEIDGVIMATLIPDQPVPAMASALAKELGIPRALAFDLNAACAGWLYALEVGRAFIRSGTAKKLIVVTAELLSRITNPRDHATAFLFGDGAGAAILTDAPGGHRLARMALSGDADQFTAIQRPGGGAKRPVPSAAGNDRDDFFLQMNGAAVFKHAVIAFADLIGDALKRHNLAPSDIAWIVPHQANERILRAVSKRVGIPYERFVVTIGKYGNTSAASVSMALGWAAEEGIFNPGDKIIFCSVGAGMTFAGGLLVW
- a CDS encoding glutamate-5-semialdehyde dehydrogenase yields the protein MSANAATNAAATPATADLAGLVLAIAKRARAASLELATATTAQKNAALERLAGLIETSHEPLLAANARDLAAARENGLAAAQIDRLTLTPERLAHLAESVRQVAALPDPVGELLDETTRPNGLRIRRVRVPIGVIGIIYEARPNVTIDCAILCLKSGNASILRGGKEIFHTNTAFAALLPAALAHAGLPADAVQLIPTTDRAALNTLLKLDDYIHCIIPRGGESLIRFVAENATIPVIKHYNGVCFVYLDEAADPAMAETVTVNAKTSRVSVCNAAEQLLVHRAAADTLLPRVARALVAGKVGLRCDPASAAILARGQIPHTAATEADYRTEFLALTMAVRVVDTLDEAVAIINRDGSAHSDAIITRDEAAARRFLAGVDSSAVFWNASTRFNDGFEFGFGAEIGISTDRLHARGPMGLRELCSYKFLVEGTGQVRG
- a CDS encoding TonB-dependent receptor: MKHPTRILSIASAASALALSLAQPRLAAQTGAAPASPAPAAGDVVEMPRYEVTGVPPDDSVNPLTRPIEGVFGDARSILETPRAASTITQALLRERGINGVPEFVAFAPGSYAPASYGKATIPFIRGDLAETFFNGQRAGYNNFGYLPSFNNVEALDVVRGPGPAVYGSGFFTGGYVNYVTKAPKFTPETTVTLRLGTWSPAEGGSWLNSSWQIDTTAPLPGGKSAWRLSYEGKEDDTFFRRHGGRDDREDVFVSWILRDSGPLTLEANAQYMWQDAPQLLGVNRPNQDLIDRGIYYTGDLPDLGYDDDTGAIAGTIPGDAWVGIPRDATLLSPGDFSNANVVRAQLIATVVLSPSAKLVNRSLLEHVDRRRYHAFEYAEWVEQWTAENRTELHAAARVAGVENAVVAGLAVRWEQRESHTNYFNEYFFQYDITRADRVFSHEKDYPASYWPGFAGPGGKLFFPASYDSPETTHSTLWNPALFLQDEIKLHEKFSLLAGARLDGFFAKAHDPLGAAAGDDPVWSDRNDDTALSWNASALWRPAPRATFYATYQRAYAVHGNVAGGGIMLKDDGEGNGVIDRDDFKNLSRLAEIGAKFSLLENKLYAGFALYDQRRSEAELGGAVKDLKMRGAELELVYQPTTRLSATLNASLIDGRFDNSTATQSGGNSLHNLYAAGRGPGGLGNGIGFTWDKLPPGDYRIPGLSRVIVNASFSYQLPCGLGGGLNGSWQSEQPGNLLDEYHIPAQVFLNASLFYRRASWELSIDILNVLNRRNWIHNGDNWSNNVLVYQDLPLRVEGYVKLRF